A portion of the Penaeus monodon isolate SGIC_2016 chromosome 28, NSTDA_Pmon_1, whole genome shotgun sequence genome contains these proteins:
- the LOC119590966 gene encoding LOW QUALITY PROTEIN: forkhead box protein L1-like (The sequence of the model RefSeq protein was modified relative to this genomic sequence to represent the inferred CDS: deleted 1 base in 1 codon; added 35 bases not found in genome assembly), whose product MDSVCGRESSVSPPTVVAPVAVKLLLSDAHAVAAPTDQQRLLYQLALAERLRLASAGLAWARPPLTAHHPHLQDAGVGGHLVGGLMSNPLMGGIGSPLMGGLGSTGFGGALMGGQGGPPPAAYPPPHPLYGYRLVDPRMLLPRGPEEPKPQHSYIGLIAMAILSSPDKKLVLSDIYQYILDHYPYFRSRGPGWRNSIRHNLSLNDCFVKAGRSANGKGHYWAIHPANIDDFRRGDFRRRRAQRRVRKHLGLAVDDDSSPEPPSPTTGLTVAHDSPTAAHHHHTTALTAADEASAPQASPGSLPPPPVARKRQFDVASLLAPDDKLPKTRRHASELGQEVHAPDRAPAHAHDEIDVVSDDAGDESHPPAASPSPTPAAHDDEDDPRPWSLLGWVSGATWPLPPPTSAHDPDTRATHEPPTQ is encoded by the exons ATGGATTCAGTGTGTGGGCGTGAGTCGTCGGTGTCGCCACCCACGGTGGTGGCGCCCGTGGCCGTAAAA CTCCTCCTTAGTGACGCCCACGCGGTGGCAGCGCCCACGGACCAGCAGCGCCTGCTGTACCAGCTCGCTCTGGCCGAGCGCCTCCGTCTCGCCTCCGCCGGCCTTGCCTGGGCGCGGCCTCCGCTCACCGCGCACCACCCTCACCTGCAGGACGCGGGCGTCGGAGGCCACCTGGTGGGCGGCCTGATGAGCAACCCGCTCATGGGCGGCATAGGATCTCCTCTCATGGGGGGCCTAGGCTCCACCGGCTTCGGCGGCGCGCTGATGGGCGGGCAGGGCGG TGTACGGCTACCGCCTGGTGGACCCGCGCATGCTGCTGCCGCGCGGCCCCGAGGAGCCGAAGCCGCAGCACTCGTACATCGGCCTCATCGCCATGGCCATCCTCAGCTCGCCCGACAAGAAGCTCGTCCTCAGCGACATCTACCAGTACATCCTCGACCACTACCCCTACTTCCGGTCCCGAGGGCCCGGCTGGAGGAACTCCATCCGCCACAATCTGTCCCTGAACGACTGCTTCGTGAAGGCGGGCCGCTCGGCCAACGGCAAGGGCCACTACTGGGCCATCCACCCGGCCAACATCGACGACTTCCGCCGGGGCGActtccgccgccgccgcgcccaGCGCCGCGTCAGGAAGCACCTCGGACTCGCCGTCGACGACGACTCCTCCCCGGAGCCTCCGTCTCCCACGACAGGTCTCACCGTCGCCCACGACTCGCCCACAgccgcccaccaccaccacaccaccgccCTCACCGCCGCGGACGAGGCCTCCGCGCCGCAGGCCTCCCCGGGCTCGCTCCCGCCGCCGCCCGTCGCCCGCAAGCGGCAGTTCGACGTCGCCAGCCTCCTGGCGCCGGACGACAAGCTGCCCAAGACGCGACGCCACGCCAGCGAGCTCGGCCAGGAGGTCCACGCCCCGGACCGCGCGCCCGCTCACGCCCACGACGAGATCGACGTCGTCAGCGATGACGCGGGCGACGAGAGCCACCCCCCCGCCGCCTCGCCGTCGCCCACGCCAGCCGCCCACGACGATGAAGACGACCCACGCCCGTGGTCCCTTCTAGGCTGGGTCTCGGGCGCCACGTGGCCGCTGCCTCCGCCCACCTCCGCCCACGACCCGGACACGCGGGCTACCCACGAGCCGCCCACACAGTGA